Proteins encoded within one genomic window of Salmo trutta chromosome 11, fSalTru1.1, whole genome shotgun sequence:
- the LOC115202026 gene encoding predicted GPI-anchored protein 58 isoform X1, giving the protein MISVVLLMCMLGYSLAAPAPDSGSDEQVAAHANEALRWMELYRKYGSLGQQAAPAQLSMLNAPAAAPAAPPQAPNFYPLPPPPPMNSDEEAPAPRYGGYGGYGGYYPYPGQAAPAAPAVPLNSDEVGEDAAAAEAEAEPAVDLAAEEPAVVDTASPVDPAAAAPVDPAVEVPVNVVIPAAVDIPATIDANVVVVDPALIAPNDTTMVAGPSDPALHVM; this is encoded by the exons ATGATATCTGTGGTGCTATTGATGTGCATGCTGGGCTACTCCCTGGCTGCTCCA GCTCCTGATAGTGGAAGCGATGAG CAGGTTGCAGCACACGCCAACGAGGCCCTGAGGTGGATGGAGCTCTACAGAAAGTATGGTTCCCTCGGACAACAG GCTGCACCAGCTCAGCTCTCAATG TTGAATGCCCCTGCTGCAGCCCCTGCTGCCCCACCTCAAGCCCCCAACTTCtacccactaccaccaccaccaccaatgaACTCGGATGAAGAGGCCCCGGCG CCCCGCTATGGCGGCTATGGCGGCTATGGCGGATACTATCCCTACCCTGGCCAGGCTGCCCCTGCTGCCCCAGCCGTCCCTCTGAACTCTGACGAGGTTGGAGAGGACGCGGCTGCCGCTGAAGCCGAGGCTGAGCCAGCAGTGGACCTTGCAGCTGAGGAACCAGCAGTTGTGGACACCGCCTCGCCTGTAGACCCAGCCGCTGCAGCTCCTGTCGACCCGGCCGTGGAGGTGCCTGTCAATGTTGTTATACCCGCTGCCGTCGACATCCCCGCCACCATTGACGCTAACGTCGTTGTTGTCGATCCTGCTCTCATAGCGCCAAATGACACCACCATGGTGGCTGGGCCCTCAGACCCCGCCCTCCATGTTATGTAG
- the LOC115202026 gene encoding skin secretory protein xP2-like isoform X2, with protein MISVVLLMCMLGYSLAAPAPDSGSDEVAAHANEALRWMELYRKYGSLGQQAAPAQLSMLNAPAAAPAAPPQAPNFYPLPPPPPMNSDEEAPAPRYGGYGGYGGYYPYPGQAAPAAPAVPLNSDEVGEDAAAAEAEAEPAVDLAAEEPAVVDTASPVDPAAAAPVDPAVEVPVNVVIPAAVDIPATIDANVVVVDPALIAPNDTTMVAGPSDPALHVM; from the exons ATGATATCTGTGGTGCTATTGATGTGCATGCTGGGCTACTCCCTGGCTGCTCCA GCTCCTGATAGTGGAAGCGATGAG GTTGCAGCACACGCCAACGAGGCCCTGAGGTGGATGGAGCTCTACAGAAAGTATGGTTCCCTCGGACAACAG GCTGCACCAGCTCAGCTCTCAATG TTGAATGCCCCTGCTGCAGCCCCTGCTGCCCCACCTCAAGCCCCCAACTTCtacccactaccaccaccaccaccaatgaACTCGGATGAAGAGGCCCCGGCG CCCCGCTATGGCGGCTATGGCGGCTATGGCGGATACTATCCCTACCCTGGCCAGGCTGCCCCTGCTGCCCCAGCCGTCCCTCTGAACTCTGACGAGGTTGGAGAGGACGCGGCTGCCGCTGAAGCCGAGGCTGAGCCAGCAGTGGACCTTGCAGCTGAGGAACCAGCAGTTGTGGACACCGCCTCGCCTGTAGACCCAGCCGCTGCAGCTCCTGTCGACCCGGCCGTGGAGGTGCCTGTCAATGTTGTTATACCCGCTGCCGTCGACATCCCCGCCACCATTGACGCTAACGTCGTTGTTGTCGATCCTGCTCTCATAGCGCCAAATGACACCACCATGGTGGCTGGGCCCTCAGACCCCGCCCTCCATGTTATGTAG